TGAGATTTGTTGTAGCATCACTTAAAAATCCATCTCGATCATCCTGTTCGGTTTGCTGATTAGTTTGATTATGAAGAAGCTGTCATGTATAGGTAAATGCATAAAAGTCAATGAATTGTTCCTTGCATAGCCGGTCCTGAGTAGAAGCAGACCAAACCCATGTTTCCGACCGCCAAACAATAATGATAAAAATCAAAAGTTTTTTTAGCTAAGTTGGTTATTTAATAACCTTACACTATTAAAGGTAACGGGTTCGAAAGCTTTCCTCCAAACCAGCATATGATCAGTGCCGTGCTTCCTTTATGCCAAAAGAAACATTGGCTTAGGGCATCACTTAAAAAAACAACACTTAATCATGTACTTAATTAATTACTAATCATAATTAATAAAAATATATATATGTACGTAAGTTTAAGATTGCTAAACAGTCAAACATGGGCCATAATTAAAAAGAAGTTTTTTAGTCCATTACTAGTTTACTAATAAGATACTTAACAATCTTTTGCAAAATTTGCTAGTCTAGTAAAAATTATGGCAGCAATCCGATTATCGACTTAACACCTTCTTCTACTACGATCACTTCCAAAAATTGAATATTTTTTATTGACAAAGCCTTTTATCTCACTTTTTCACAAATCATTATAACTAAGTTAATATTCTTTTTCTTTCGTTACTTTGTTATTTACTTTTATTTGCTTGAATATGTTTATATGGTTGTCAGATCAGATTAGTTATCATAATCTTAAATGTTGCTAGAAAAAATGTCAGTTTTGGTACATTTGTCGAAAAGAAGTTTTCAAAACTGAAACTGATAAAAAATTTATAGTGAATATGTCGTAAGAAAAATTAAGCGATTTGGCTATCTTATCTATTAAATTACAATTCTAAGAAATAATAATTTTTAAAGTCTTGTCAATGAGTTTATAGGAAAGAAATGAAGAAAAAATGTTCAAAAATATTATTTTTGTTTCTAGTTTTTTTTGTAACAATGATATTTCTAAGATATTTTTTTCTGAATGAGGGCATAAATTTTGTTTATCGCTTATGTATACAATTTGTGCTCGCACGATATGATATATGCAACTTTAGTTCTGTTGTTAGCATTTGAAGTACTTTACATGAAGCTGCAAACTTTATTTATATATTAGCTTTAAGCTGCACATCTCACGTTCTACATATCAGCATCAAGTGGAAAATAACAGATTAGTTTGCTGAATAGGGCGAGAGGTTAGTATATGGTTTAATAAACTTTCTATAAAATAAAATAAAAAAGTTTTTACGAACAAAAGTAGTATTCTATTAGAATAAAGATAAAGGATAGTGGAGAATATTATCTAGGAGGACTACCCAAAAAAATATAGAAGCCAATCACTACAAGAAAACAGGGGGATTCTGATGGCCGAAATCGTCGGAAATTCGTCGGAATCGGCCTATTCCGACGAATTTCCGACGAACCCGTCCGTCGGTATCGTTTCGTCGGAAAAAAAAAATTCGTCGGAATTTCGTCAGACATTCCGACGACTTTCTGACGAATACCGAGAAACGTCATTCTGACGAACTTCCGACGATATTACGATGCGGCTACACGAGACCAGAGTTCATCGGAAAACTACAATTCCGACGAACGTGGTTCCTCGGTTTATTCCGACGAACTTTGGGCGTCGGAATTTACCGACGGACATCGGTCGTCGGAATATACCGACGAACCACGTTCGTCGGTATATTCCGACGGACATGAGTTTGTCGGTAAATTCCGACGGATATATGTCCGTCGGTATATTCCGACGACCGTTGTCCGTCGGTATATACCCTTTTTTTTTTACAAATTAATTTTGCATTTTTATATATTTTTTGATATTAATAAATTTAAAAAATTGGAAATTTAAAACTAATAATATTATAAAATTTAAATTCATAAAAACCGAAATAGGAAAAAAACATTCATAAAGTTTAAAATTCATACAAACCGAAATAGAAAAAAAAAAACATTCCGAAAGTTTTATAAAGCCGAAATAAACTAAGAAGAACTCGAAGACATCAAACGATCTAGCTTCTGCATAATCTCGGTGTTGAACTTCTTCTGGGATGCCAACTCAGCAAGGATAGTGGCATTCTCCGAACGGATAGTGGCATTCTCCGAAAGGATAGTGGTGTTCTGCTCCTCCAATGCCCCAATCCGTTCATCTTTGTCATGTAGCTCCTCGAGAATCATGGGATCGGCATACGGAGCTTGCGAAGAAGATACCGGATACGAAGAAGCACGACGGGCCAACCCAACTAAACGGCCTCCTTTCCTTTTAGGAACCGCCTACAAAAATATTTAAAGTAAGTAAATATGAACAAGTAAGTAATCGACATTATAAAAAAAAAANNNNNNNNNNNNNNNNNNNNNNNNNNNNNNNNNNNNNNNNNNNNNNNNNNNNNNNNNNNNNNNNNNNNNNNNNNNNNNNNNNNNNNNNNNNNNNNNNNNNNNNNNNNNNNNNNNNNNNNNNNNNNNNNNNNNNNNNNNNNNNNNNNNNNNNNNNNNNNNNNNNNNNNNNNNNNNNNNNNNNNNNNNNNNNNNNNNNNNNNNNNNNNNNNNNNNNNNNNNNNNNNNNNNNNNNNNNNNNNNNNNNNNNNNNNNNNNNNNNNNNNNNNNNNNNNNNNNNNNNNNNNNNNNNNNNNNNNNNNNNNNNNNNNNNNNNNNNNNNNNNNNNNNNNNNNNNNNNNNNNNNNNNNNNNNNNNNNNNNNNNNNNNNNNNNNNNNNNNNNNNNNNNNNNNNNNNNNNNNNNNNNNNNNNNNNNNNNNNNNNNNNNNNNNNNNNNNNNNNNNNNNNNNNNNNNNNNNNNNNNNNNNNNNNNNNNNNNNNNNNNNNNNNNNNNNNNNNNNNNNNNNNNNNNNNNNNNNNNNNNNNNNNNNNNNNNNNNNNNNNNNNNNNNNNNNNNNNNNNNNNNNNNNNNNNNNNNNNNNNNNNNNNNNNNNNNNNNNNNNNNNNNNNNNNNNNNNNNNNNNNNNNNNNNNNNNNNNNNNNNNNNNNNNNNNNNNNNNNNNNNNNNNNNNNNNNNNNNNNNNNNNNNNNNNNNNNNNNNNNNNNNNNNNNNNNNNNNNNNNNNNNNNNNNNNNNNNNNNNNNNNNNNNNNNNNNNNNNNNNNNNNNNNNNNNNNNNNNNNNNNNNNNNNNNNNNNNNNNNNNNNNNNNNNNNNNNNNNNNNNNNNNNNNNNNNNNNNNNNNNNNNNNNNNNNNNNNNNNNNNNNNNNNNNNNNNNNNNNNNNNNNNNNNNNNNNNNNNNNNNNNNNNNNNNNNNNNNNNNNNNNNNNNNNNNNNNNNNNNNNNNNNNNNNNNNNNNNNNNNNNNNNNNNNNNNNNNNNNNNNNNNNNNNNNNNNNNNNNNNNNNNNNNNNNNNNNNNNNNNNNNNNNNNNNNNNNNNNNNNNNNNNNNNNNNNNNNNNNNNNNNNNNNNNNNNNNNNNNNNNNNNNNNNNNNNNNNNNNNNNNNNNNNNNNNNNNNNNNNNNNNNNNNNNNNNNNNNNNNNNNNNNNNNNNNNNNNNNNNNNNNNNNNNNNNNNNNNNNNNNNNNNNNNNNNNNNNNNNNNNNNNNNNNNNNNNNNNNNNNNNNNNNNNNNNNNNNNNNNNNNNNNNNNNNNNNNNNNNNNNNNNNNNNNNNNNNNNNNNNNNNNNNNNNNNNNNNNNNNNNNNNNNNNNNNNNNNNNNNNNNNNNNNNNNNNNNNNNNNNNNNNNNNNNNNNNNNNNNNNNNNNNNNNNNNNNNNNNNNNNNNNNNNNNNNNNNNNNNNNNNNNNNNNNNNNNNNNNNNNNNNNNNNNNNNNNNNNNNNNNNNNNNNNNNNNNNNNNNNNNNNNNNNNNNNNNNNNNNNNNNNNNNNNNNNNNNNNNNNNNNNNNNNNNNNNNNNNNNNNNNNNNNNNNNNNNNNNNNNNNNNNNNNNNNNNNNNNNNNNNNNNNNNNNNNNNNNNNNNNNNNNNNNNNNNNNNNNNNNNNNNNNNNNNNNNNNNNNNNNNNNNNNNNNNNNNNNNNNNNNNNNNNNNNNNNNNNNNNNNNNNNNNNNNNNNNNNNNNNNNNNNNNNNNNNNNNNNNNNNNNNNNNNNNNNNNNNNNNNNNNNNNNNNNNNNNNNNNNNNNNNNNNNNNNNNNNNNNNNNNNNNNNNNNNNNNNNNNNNNNNNNNNNNNNNNNNNNNNNNNNNNNNNNNNNNNNNNNNNNNNNNNNNNNNNNNNNNNNNNNNNNNNNNNNNNNNNNNNNNNNNNNNNNNNNNNNNNNNNNNNNNNNNNNNNNNNNNNNNNNNNNNNNNNNNNNNNNNNNNNNNNNNNNNNNNNNNNNNNNNNNNNNNNNNNNNNNNNNNNNNNNNNNNNNNNNNNNNNNNNNNNNNNNNNNNNNNNNNNNNNNNNNNNNNNNNNNNNNNNNNNNNNNNNNNNNNNNNNNNNNNNNNNNNNNNNNNNNNNNNNNNNNNNNNNNNNNNNNNNNNNNNNNNNNNNNNNNNNNNNNNNNNNNNNNNNNNNNNNNNNNNNNNNNNNNNNNNNNNNNNNNNNNNNNNNNNNNNNNNNNNNNNNNNNNNNNNNNNNNNNNNNNNNNNNNNNNNNNNNNNNNNNNNNNNNNNNNNNNNNNNNNNNNNNNNNNNNNNNNNNNNNNNNNNNNNNNNNNNNNNNNNNNNNNNNNNNNNNNNNNNNNNNNNNNNNNNNNNNNNNNNNNNNNNNNNNNNNNNNNNNNNNNNNNNNNNNNNNNNNNNNNNNNNNNNNNNNNNNNNNNNNNNNNNNNNNNNNNNNNNNNNNNNNNNNNNNNNNNNNNNNNNNNNNNNNNNNNNNNNNNNNNNNNNNNNNNNNNNNNNNNNNNNNNNNNNNNNNNNNNNNNNNNNNNNNNNNNNNNNNNNNNNNNNNNNNNNNNNNNNNNNNNNNNNNNNNNNNNNNNNNNNNNNNNNNNNNNNNNNNNNNNNNNNNNNNNNNNNNNNNNNNNNNNNNNNNNNNNNNNNNNNNNNNNNNNNNNNNNNNNNNNNNNNNNNNNNNNNNNNNNNNNNNNNNNNNNNNNNNNNNNNNNNNNNNNNNNNNNNNNNNNNNNNNNNNNNNNNNNNNNNNNNNNNNNNNNNNNNNNNNNNNNNNNNNNNNNNNNNNNNNNNNNNNNNNNNNNNNNNNNNNNNNNNNNNNNNNNNNNNNNNNNNNNNNNNNNNNNNNNNNNNNNNNNNNNNNNNNNNNNNNNNNNNNNNNNNNNNNNNNNNNNNNNNNNNNNNNNNNNNNNNNNNNNNNNNNNNNNNNNNNNNNNNNNNNNNNNNNNNNNNNNNNNNNNNNNNNNNNNNNNNNNNNNNNNNNNNNNNNNNNNNNNNNNNNNNNNNNNNNNNNNNNNNNNNNNNNNNNNNNNNNNNNNNNNNNNNNNNNNNNNNNNNNNNNNNNNNNNNNNNNNNNNNNNNNNNNNNNNNNNNNNNNNNNNNNNNNNNNNNNNNNNNNNNNNNNNNNNNNNNNNNNNNNNNNNNNNNNNNNNNNNNNNNNNNNNNNNNNNNNNNNNNNNNNNNNNNNNNNNNNNNNNNNNNNNNNNNNNNNNNNNNNNNNNNNNNNNNNNNNNNNNNNNNNNNNNNNNNNNNNNNNNNNNNNNNNNNNNNNNNNNNNNNNNNNNNNNNNNNNNNNNNNNNNNNNNNNNNNNNNNNNNNNNNNNNNNNNNNNNNNNNNNNNNNNNNNNNNNNNNNNNNNNNNNNNNNNNNNNNNNNNNNNNNNNNNNNNNNNNNNNNNNNNNNNNNNNNNNNNNNNNNNNNNNNNNNNNNNNNNNNNNNNNNNNNNNNNNNNNNNNNNNNNNNNNNNNNNNNNNNNNNNNNNNNNNNNNNNNNNNNNNNNNNNNNNNNNNNNNNNNNNNNNNNNNNNNNNNNNNNNNNNNNNNNNNNNNNNNNNNNNNNNNNNNNNNNNNNNNNNNNNNNNNNNNNNNNNNNNNNNNNNNNNNNNNNNNNNNNNNNNNNNNNNNNNNNNNNNNNNNNNNNNNNNNNNNNNNNNNNNNNNNNNNNNNNNNNNNNNNNNNNNNNNNNNNNNNNNNNNNNNNNNNNNNNNNNNNNNNNNNNNNNNNNNNNNNNNNNNNNNNNNNNNNNNNNNNNNNNNNNNNNNNNNNNNNNNNNNNNNNNNNNNNNNNNNNNNNTACAACGGTCATATGTATTTGTCGGCAACGGTCACATGGTTCGTCGGAATTCCGTCGGAAAATACCGATGGAATTCCGACGACTTTGCTGTTAATCGGAATGTCGTCGGAATTCTGTCGGAATATACCGACGAACTTCCGACGACTACAACGGTTACATTTTTTATCGGAATGTCGTCGAAAAGTCGTCGGAAAATTCCGACGAACCTTATGTCGTCGGAATTCCGTCGGAAATGGCCGACGGAATTCCGACGACTTCATTTTTTTGGATTTGGTCGGAAATTTGTCAGTATTCCGTCGCAAATGTCCGACGACCTTGGTGTCCGTCGGAAGCTCCGTCGGAATTCGGAGTGTTTTCTTTTAGTGAATATAGACGCCATCATTATGTGTTTATATTACATATGAAGTTGCATAACATCACTTTCCCTCTGCTTGGTTCTAATTCCTCTCTCCAATGGACCTTGGAACACAGATAGGAACACAAATAGGTACAGAGATCGGGACAGAGATCAAGGCAGAGACACGCCAAGAAGATCAGAGACATGTTTTTCAAGAATACCAAGAACCTCTTAGATACACCGTAAGATCATTCACAAATCACAACACAGTCAATTCTTCTTATTGTCACCTTTATTTTCTTTCTTTAAATATAATCTTTTCCTTGTTTTTGTTGTTGTTGTTGCAAGACATGGGTTTTGAGAGTTTCTATCCACTGTGAAGGATGCAAGAGAAAAATCAAGAAACTACTGAGCAAAATCGAAGGTAAGAGACATCATCATCTCTTCATGTTGTGTTTCTTTGTTCTTCATAGACATCAAGAGACGTTTTCTTGTGGTTAGGTGTATACACAACGAACATCGACGTGAAGCAGCAGAAAGTAACGGTGGTCGGAAACGTGGAGCCGGAGCTTCTGATAAAGAAGATCATGAAAGCTGGTAGACACGCTGAGCTATGGCCGACGTCGATGGATAATAACAACAACAACAACCAGTGCAACTACCAGAGAGAGAAGAAACCAAAGAAACCTAAAAACGATGATGAGGACAGCAGCGAAGATGACGAATACGACGGAAACAACAACAACAGCGGCGGGATGATGGACGGCGGCACATGCATTGGCGGGCCTCCCGGAGGCGGCGGTGATCAGGTGAAGCAAGTTGTGACGTTTGTCAACGGTCAACCTCAGCCACCGTCTGGAGACGGAGCTCCGAAGAAGAAGAAGAAAAAGAAAAAGAAGAAGAAGAGCACCACGGTGGTGATGGAAGGAGGAGGCGGTGGTGGTCCTCCGCCGCAGAACGGTGGACCACCAGAGACTGTGATATACTCTGCTCCACCACCAGATCAATACCATCCTCCTCATCAGCAGCAGCAGCAGCAGCATATGTATCCTACGGCTCACAGTCCTCCACGTCATTACCAACACCAAACGTACGGTCCTCCTCCCCCTACGTATTATCACTCGCAGCCTCAAACGGCGCCGTCTTATACTGTGAGCTACAACACGGCGCACGGGCCGAGTCAAAGTGGGCCGAGTAACGGTGGGAATGACAATGCGTCGTCGTATTACGCGGCTCCTCCTTCCTATTATTCGTACGAGTACGTGGACACGGGATACGAATCTCCACCGCCAGAATTTTATTCGTATAGATCTCAGCCGTGCGAATCGTTCGAGGCACTCAGCGAAGGCAATCCAAACGCTTGTGGCGTCATGTGATTGGTCTAAAAGTTCTTAGAATCAAATGATATAATTGGCTTTGAAATGGCATCTTGTTAATGCTGAACGAGTGGTTACTAGAGTGGTATTTTCATAAACAATCACTAAAAACAATCTCCATTGGTAAAATTAAATTGAATCAAATATGTATACCTTGAATAAAAAGATTTCTACTATGGAAATTTGAGGTTTCATGTAAGAGACATATATTTTGTATTTTAGTAGATATCTTATTGTAAATGAAATGTGATAAATTACGACTCTACAAAAAGAGTTGTGAAAGTGATGTACTATTTTCGAATATGTCATTTTGTATTTCGGGTACAAAATTTAGAATAGATGAGCTGAGAATATTTGGACTTTGAGAAGGAATAAATCTTTTTACAAAAGAAAAGAATAAGAATACTAGGGAAAGAGAGATAAATTTGAAATGAATGGATGGCTTTTGAGATGCGCATAACTTGATGACGAAGAATTTTATGTAAGTGTGCCTCAGGGAATCGTATTTTTGGATTGACTCTTACTTGATTGATACAAAATAACTATTGTACTTTTCCATATAAGAAAAAGCAGTCATTTTTTTAACGTATGGAATCTAAAACATACGTAAAACATTTCAGTTATTCTTTAATTCCTCTATAGTTAAAAAGAGAACCGACCGAAGATGAGAATCTGATTCTAGTTTTATAAACCAATTCACGTTAACATACACTGATGTTTAAAATCATGCATGAGTTACATTAACTTTTTCTTCTTCTTATAGTAATGTTTATCGTAATAAAGGCTTTGAGATTAATTGCAACCTTATACATTACTACTACTAATCTAGGAC
This genomic interval from Brassica oleracea var. oleracea cultivar TO1000 chromosome C2, BOL, whole genome shotgun sequence contains the following:
- the LOC106324690 gene encoding putative uncharacterized protein DDB_G0284695, producing the protein MDLGTQIGTQIGTEIGTEIKAETRQEDQRHVFQEYQEPLRYTTWVLRVSIHCEGCKRKIKKLLSKIEGVYTTNIDVKQQKVTVVGNVEPELLIKKIMKAGRHAELWPTSMDNNNNNNQCNYQREKKPKKPKNDDEDSSEDDEYDGNNNNSGGMMDGGTCIGGPPGGGGDQVKQVVTFVNGQPQPPSGDGAPKKKKKKKKKKKSTTVVMEGGGGGGPPPQNGGPPETVIYSAPPPDQYHPPHQQQQQQHMYPTAHSPPRHYQHQTYGPPPPTYYHSQPQTAPSYTVSYNTAHGPSQSGPSNGGNDNASSYYAAPPSYYSYEYVDTGYESPPPEFYSYRSQPCESFEALSEGNPNACGVM